Proteins encoded by one window of Geobacter sp. DSM 9736:
- a CDS encoding efflux RND transporter periplasmic adaptor subunit — translation MKRLSAGAAVAGIYAVLLTSSGCSGKHDNAPPPAPPTVRGVAIQQVGREEITDFFAATGTVRSAVVASVAARVAGTVTAVHVREGERVSKGKLLVTVQADENASGAAGAAAAVEEASLGVKEALARRKLAEDTFRRFEKLYLEQAVTRQEYETRLTERDVAEQGASRAEARLAQAREQARAAGTIAGYSKITAPMTGIVTAKAVETGATVFPGTPLVTIEQEKHYRLEASVPDNLASGLRLGQELEVSVDGVGDALHGRVVEVSPVADPDTRTATVKIDITGNGLRTGMFGRARIAVGRSSGIVVPKGALLERGMLSYVWVVGTDNSALLRLVKTGRELAGRVEIVSGLAHGERVVTGGGEKVAEGARVQQ, via the coding sequence GTGAAAAGGCTTTCGGCCGGAGCCGCTGTGGCGGGCATTTATGCAGTATTGCTGACCTCTTCGGGATGCAGCGGCAAACACGACAATGCTCCTCCGCCAGCACCTCCGACGGTGCGGGGTGTAGCCATCCAGCAGGTGGGTCGGGAGGAGATCACCGATTTCTTCGCCGCCACCGGTACCGTCAGGTCGGCTGTCGTCGCGTCCGTTGCTGCCCGTGTTGCGGGTACTGTTACGGCTGTGCACGTCAGGGAAGGGGAACGCGTTTCGAAGGGAAAGCTCCTCGTAACTGTACAGGCAGATGAGAATGCTTCCGGTGCAGCAGGTGCTGCTGCTGCCGTGGAAGAGGCCAGTCTGGGAGTGAAAGAAGCTTTGGCCCGACGCAAGCTTGCTGAAGATACTTTCCGCAGGTTCGAAAAACTCTACCTTGAGCAGGCAGTGACGCGGCAGGAGTACGAGACCCGACTGACGGAGCGGGACGTAGCGGAGCAGGGTGCCTCGCGTGCCGAGGCTCGGCTTGCTCAGGCACGAGAGCAGGCTAGGGCGGCAGGCACCATAGCCGGGTACTCGAAAATTACAGCTCCAATGACCGGCATTGTCACGGCAAAAGCGGTCGAAACGGGCGCAACGGTTTTTCCCGGGACCCCACTCGTTACCATAGAGCAGGAGAAGCATTACCGCCTCGAAGCGTCGGTTCCCGACAACCTTGCTTCGGGGCTGAGGTTGGGGCAGGAGCTGGAGGTCTCGGTGGACGGTGTAGGGGATGCGTTGCATGGGAGGGTGGTGGAGGTTTCTCCCGTGGCCGATCCTGACACAAGGACGGCGACCGTTAAGATAGATATCACCGGGAACGGGCTCCGCACCGGCATGTTCGGGAGGGCCAGAATCGCAGTGGGTAGGAGCAGCGGCATTGTCGTCCCGAAAGGAGCGCTTCTGGAGCGGGGAATGCTTTCCTATGTATGGGTCGTGGGAACCGACAACTCAGCCTTGCTGCGGCTTGTAAAAACGGGGCGTGAGCTGGCAGGCCGGGTTGAGATCGTTTCCGGATTGGCCCACGGAGAGAGAGTGGTCACCGGTGGAGGTGAAAAGGTGGCGGAAGGCGCCCGGGTGCAACAATGA
- a CDS encoding TolC family protein, with protein sequence MNQAAAAVLLFLALVPPSVTWSAERTVTLREAISLALERNLVIRSAGHRRTAAEHAAASRRSRYYPSIAIEESGSVSNAPTRTFMMKLDQGRFTEQDFIIDNLNNPSSHGDFRTGVSLELPLFDARIAGGVELADKELDQHDLQLAGRREDVVFAAYRAALEIRLAKALAASAEDAVRNASEHYRVAVARSAAGTGLKSDELRARTFLSEMEQLRLSARNNVRLAKLGLARLMGEKPGVLVDVHDIAEFAVATESAEELLQSALDRRVDLKEGEAAVALADAGVDLAFKTYLPTLYANAAFQMNDRDYPFGRDNDSWAAGLTLRWEIFDGFRRYRELSKAKALRNAAACSLEDLRREAALQVEEALLRREEARQRLEVARHAVRDAEEAVRLLSLRFENSLATMADLLDAQSSLNRGRTQVVNAENGAILASAQVLRAAGIFLQEVMR encoded by the coding sequence ATGAATCAGGCAGCAGCGGCAGTTCTTCTATTTTTGGCGCTGGTTCCCCCCTCCGTTACGTGGAGCGCGGAGCGCACCGTAACTCTCCGTGAGGCTATCAGCCTCGCACTGGAGCGAAACCTCGTAATTCGGTCGGCTGGCCATCGGCGAACAGCCGCCGAGCATGCAGCGGCCAGCCGGCGCAGCCGCTACTACCCGAGCATCGCCATCGAAGAGAGCGGATCCGTCTCCAACGCCCCGACCCGGACGTTCATGATGAAGCTCGATCAGGGACGTTTCACCGAGCAGGATTTTATAATCGACAATCTCAATAATCCCTCTTCTCATGGCGATTTCCGCACCGGAGTCTCCTTGGAATTGCCTCTATTTGATGCGCGTATCGCAGGTGGTGTCGAACTGGCTGATAAGGAACTTGATCAGCACGATCTTCAGCTGGCCGGGAGGCGGGAGGATGTTGTCTTTGCGGCGTACCGTGCAGCTCTCGAAATCAGGCTCGCCAAGGCCCTGGCCGCTTCGGCGGAAGATGCGGTGCGGAACGCTTCGGAGCACTACCGCGTCGCGGTAGCGCGGAGCGCTGCCGGAACTGGACTGAAGTCGGACGAACTGAGGGCCCGAACATTTCTCTCCGAAATGGAGCAGCTACGGCTTTCGGCAAGAAACAACGTCAGACTCGCAAAGCTTGGCCTCGCCCGTCTGATGGGGGAAAAGCCCGGGGTTTTGGTCGATGTGCATGATATCGCCGAGTTTGCCGTCGCCACCGAGAGTGCAGAGGAGTTGCTGCAGTCGGCACTGGACCGGAGGGTGGACTTAAAGGAAGGTGAGGCGGCAGTCGCGCTGGCGGATGCGGGGGTAGATCTCGCTTTTAAAACCTATCTTCCGACGCTGTACGCAAACGCCGCATTCCAGATGAACGACCGGGACTACCCTTTCGGCCGCGACAACGACTCGTGGGCGGCAGGACTGACCCTTCGCTGGGAAATTTTCGACGGGTTTCGCCGCTACCGGGAACTTTCCAAAGCGAAGGCGTTGCGGAATGCCGCGGCGTGTTCTCTTGAAGATTTGAGACGGGAAGCTGCCCTCCAGGTGGAGGAGGCGCTCTTGCGGCGAGAGGAGGCGAGGCAGCGCCTGGAGGTAGCCCGGCATGCGGTACGGGATGCTGAGGAGGCGGTCAGGCTCTTGAGCCTCAGGTTCGAGAACTCTTTGGCAACGATGGCGGACCTCCTCGATGCACAGAGCTCCCTTAACAGGGGGAGGACCCAGGTAGTCAACGCTGAGAACGGTGCGATCCTGGCATCCGCCCAAGTTCTCAGGGCCGCTGGGATCTTTCTTCAGGAGGTGATGAGGTGA
- a CDS encoding DUF2062 domain-containing protein: MLNKEQWKKRAKEILSLDSHPGHIAAGFAVGVFISFTPFFGLHTPMAVAAAFIFRLNKLTCLTGAWINTPITVVPVLGISYKLGRVMQGLPPMELKVRGLEWQYLKGHAASLILGSSVIGFIAAIAGYFACYYIVVRFRQKDEALAELTQEMEEVGEELDEK; encoded by the coding sequence TTGCTGAACAAGGAGCAGTGGAAAAAGAGGGCGAAGGAGATTCTTTCTCTGGACAGCCATCCCGGACATATTGCCGCGGGATTCGCGGTGGGTGTCTTCATCAGCTTCACCCCCTTTTTCGGCTTGCACACCCCTATGGCTGTCGCCGCTGCCTTCATCTTCCGCCTCAACAAGCTGACCTGTCTGACCGGCGCCTGGATCAACACCCCCATTACGGTAGTGCCCGTTCTCGGGATAAGCTATAAACTCGGAAGAGTCATGCAGGGTCTTCCTCCAATGGAACTGAAGGTCAGGGGGCTGGAATGGCAATACCTGAAGGGGCATGCCGCCTCCCTCATCCTCGGGTCATCGGTCATCGGGTTCATAGCTGCGATAGCTGGATACTTCGCATGCTACTACATAGTAGTAAGGTTCAGGCAGAAGGATGAGGCGCTTGCGGAGTTGACGCAGGAAATGGAAGAGGTAGGAGAAGAACTGGACGAGAAATAG
- a CDS encoding inorganic phosphate transporter, whose product MPDTAFLMLVLVILAALVFDYINGFHDTANAIATCVSTRALTVKAAIFMAAILNFAGAMVSTKVAATIGKGIVDKDNVTQMVVFAGVMGAIIWNLITWYYGLPSSSSHAIIGGIMGAVIAHKGVAALHWAGLKKIVLALVLSPVVGTIIGFAVMVLLLWTFRNHAPGALNNHFRKMQVMSAAFMAFSHGTADAQKSMGVITMALVSYGALPVFAVPMWVKFACALAMGLGTAAGGWRIIKTVGKDFVKLQPVHGFCVETASAGVILGASSIGMPVSTTHIITSTILGVGLSKRLTAVNWNVAYRILWAWVLTIPASALMAFITYSVLAPLLGR is encoded by the coding sequence ATGCCTGATACCGCATTTCTGATGCTAGTGCTGGTCATTCTGGCGGCGCTGGTATTCGACTATATCAACGGCTTTCACGACACTGCCAACGCCATCGCCACCTGCGTGTCGACGCGGGCGCTCACAGTCAAGGCCGCCATCTTCATGGCCGCCATTCTGAACTTTGCCGGCGCCATGGTTTCCACAAAGGTAGCTGCCACTATCGGCAAAGGGATCGTCGACAAGGACAACGTAACGCAGATGGTCGTATTCGCAGGTGTAATGGGTGCCATAATCTGGAACCTCATAACCTGGTACTATGGTCTTCCCTCTTCATCTTCCCACGCGATCATCGGCGGCATAATGGGCGCGGTGATAGCACACAAGGGAGTGGCGGCTCTTCACTGGGCGGGGCTCAAGAAGATCGTTCTTGCGCTGGTTCTCTCTCCGGTAGTCGGTACCATAATCGGTTTCGCCGTAATGGTCTTGCTTCTCTGGACTTTTCGAAACCACGCGCCAGGAGCCCTCAACAACCACTTCCGCAAAATGCAGGTCATGTCGGCGGCCTTCATGGCGTTCTCTCACGGGACGGCGGACGCACAGAAATCGATGGGTGTCATCACTATGGCACTAGTAAGTTACGGGGCTCTTCCGGTATTTGCGGTACCGATGTGGGTGAAGTTCGCATGCGCGCTTGCAATGGGGCTCGGGACTGCCGCCGGGGGATGGCGGATCATCAAGACGGTGGGGAAAGACTTCGTAAAGCTCCAGCCGGTCCATGGCTTCTGCGTAGAGACAGCCTCGGCGGGTGTCATTCTCGGTGCATCCTCAATAGGAATGCCGGTCAGCACCACTCACATTATCACGTCCACCATTCTCGGCGTAGGTCTGTCCAAACGTCTCACCGCCGTTAACTGGAACGTGGCGTATCGCATTCTTTGGGCATGGGTACTCACCATTCCGGCTTCCGCGCTGATGGCTTTCATCACATACAGCGTGCTCGCTCCGCTCCTCGGCAGATAG
- a CDS encoding DUF47 domain-containing protein produces MFGLIPKEEKFFQLFKEMAANIIEGAELFKDMLDNYDDPQASQRKIKDVEHRGDSLTHEIIKKLNKSFVTPLDREDIYALASALDDILDLIDASSQRFIMYNVEKPTPEAKELAFHILQGSRAVEKAVAHLGGKFEHIYEHCVEVNAIENEADRVCREAISRLFDEEKDPIQLIKWKEIYETLERATDKCEDAANILESVVVKNA; encoded by the coding sequence ATGTTCGGACTGATCCCGAAGGAAGAAAAATTCTTTCAGCTGTTCAAGGAAATGGCGGCCAACATAATCGAAGGCGCTGAACTGTTCAAGGATATGCTCGACAACTACGATGACCCGCAGGCAAGCCAGCGCAAGATCAAGGATGTGGAGCATCGTGGGGACTCTTTGACCCATGAGATAATCAAGAAGCTGAACAAAAGCTTCGTTACACCTCTGGACCGCGAGGACATCTACGCCCTGGCATCGGCCCTCGACGACATTCTCGACCTTATAGACGCCTCATCCCAGCGGTTCATCATGTACAACGTGGAAAAGCCTACTCCTGAAGCGAAGGAACTGGCCTTCCACATCCTTCAGGGTAGCCGTGCAGTAGAGAAGGCAGTTGCGCACCTGGGTGGGAAATTCGAGCACATCTACGAGCACTGCGTGGAGGTCAACGCCATCGAGAACGAAGCCGACCGGGTCTGCCGGGAAGCGATAAGCAGGCTGTTTGACGAAGAGAAGGACCCGATCCAGCTCATCAAGTGGAAAGAGATATACGAAACGCTGGAACGCGCCACCGACAAATGCGAGGACGCGGCTAACATCCTTGAAAGCGTGGTGGTAAAGAATGCCTGA
- the uppP gene encoding undecaprenyl-diphosphatase UppP, whose translation MNLFHAAFLGALQGLTEVLPISSSAHLILVPWLLRWPASGLTFDVALHLGTFIALSIYFRRDIVELVGNFFRSIREKKADSPTDRLPFYIIAGTIPAAIVGKALEGHIEEIFRKSPVLIACFLIVFGLILALSDSKGTKRLSLERITLKAAMIIGIAQCLALIPGVSRSGITITAALFIGFNREAAARFSFLLSLPIVAAAAFLELGDLVRSGIPEGETGGLVVGMASSAIFGYISVAFLLNFVKRSSLYPFVWYRIAAGTALLLFLTAS comes from the coding sequence ATGAACCTCTTCCATGCCGCATTTCTGGGTGCCCTGCAAGGCCTCACCGAGGTCCTCCCAATCAGCAGCTCGGCACACCTGATCCTCGTCCCCTGGCTTCTCCGATGGCCCGCGTCGGGACTGACCTTCGATGTAGCTCTCCACCTCGGAACCTTCATTGCGCTCTCCATATACTTCCGGCGCGACATCGTCGAACTGGTGGGAAATTTTTTCAGGTCCATCCGGGAAAAAAAAGCAGATTCTCCCACTGACCGGCTCCCTTTCTACATTATCGCCGGAACTATCCCCGCCGCAATTGTGGGCAAAGCCCTTGAAGGCCACATTGAGGAAATTTTCCGGAAAAGCCCGGTCCTGATCGCGTGCTTTCTCATCGTATTCGGCCTGATCCTCGCCCTGAGCGACTCCAAAGGCACTAAACGGCTCAGCCTCGAGAGAATCACTCTCAAGGCTGCGATGATTATCGGGATTGCACAGTGCCTGGCGCTCATCCCCGGAGTATCCCGCTCCGGAATCACCATCACCGCTGCGCTCTTCATCGGCTTCAACCGTGAAGCGGCCGCCCGCTTCTCCTTCCTCCTTTCTCTCCCGATCGTTGCAGCCGCGGCATTCCTGGAGCTGGGCGACCTTGTACGCAGCGGCATCCCGGAAGGGGAGACAGGCGGGCTGGTCGTCGGCATGGCATCATCGGCCATCTTCGGCTATATCAGCGTCGCTTTTCTTCTGAATTTCGTTAAACGCAGCTCCCTCTATCCCTTCGTCTGGTATCGAATAGCGGCAGGAACGGCATTGCTACTGTTTCTTACAGCTTCCTGA
- the radC gene encoding DNA repair protein RadC has translation MGGGIKNWPEEERPREKFVQRGPEALTDAELLALIIRTGDSVGKRSAIDLGRALLQEFGDLRTLALTGVTEICRIPGMGTAKAVSVKAALELGNRFGSKRLESFERFTAPSQVFEHFHHEFRDRRKEYFLALLLDGKNRIIKRVQISEGSLNQSIVHPREVFNPAVRESAAAIILVHNHPSGDPTPSREDLDITRRLAEAGELMGVKVLDHIIIGDGTFMSFTAQGML, from the coding sequence ATGGGAGGAGGAATCAAGAATTGGCCCGAGGAGGAGCGTCCCCGGGAAAAATTCGTCCAGCGGGGTCCCGAGGCACTTACTGACGCTGAATTGCTTGCGCTCATCATAAGAACGGGGGATTCCGTCGGAAAGCGGAGCGCCATCGACCTTGGACGCGCGCTCCTGCAGGAATTCGGCGACCTTCGGACGCTCGCGCTGACCGGCGTCACCGAAATTTGCCGAATTCCTGGAATGGGTACGGCGAAAGCCGTGTCGGTCAAGGCGGCCCTGGAACTGGGGAACCGCTTCGGGTCGAAACGCCTGGAGAGCTTCGAACGCTTCACGGCGCCCTCACAGGTGTTTGAGCACTTTCACCACGAGTTCCGGGACCGGCGGAAAGAGTATTTCCTCGCTCTGCTGCTGGACGGAAAGAACCGCATCATCAAGCGCGTTCAGATATCCGAAGGGTCCCTCAACCAGAGCATCGTCCATCCACGGGAGGTGTTCAATCCAGCCGTACGGGAATCGGCAGCCGCAATCATCCTCGTACACAACCACCCCTCCGGCGACCCGACCCCCAGCAGGGAAGACCTGGACATAACCCGCCGCCTGGCGGAAGCGGGGGAGCTGATGGGAGTAAAGGTGCTTGATCACATCATCATCGGTGACGGAACCTTCATGAGCTTTACTGCACAGGGCATGCTGTAG
- a CDS encoding YaaR family protein — MRINDNLPSTEVEKKKKTKASSRGADNAGSLFATRLSARVAELQDVGLELHELKEEIDRAAVTLDREPTVANFRAFRDLLSSFAKKASSQAYRVERVRSSGITPHEHELVAVIDREADELYRLIVSEQKDRIAITGKIVRIKGIVVNFLT; from the coding sequence ATGCGGATCAACGACAATCTTCCTTCCACCGAAGTGGAGAAGAAGAAAAAGACAAAAGCCTCTTCCAGAGGAGCCGACAATGCCGGATCTCTGTTTGCAACGCGCCTAAGTGCAAGGGTGGCGGAACTGCAGGACGTGGGGCTTGAACTGCACGAGTTGAAGGAGGAAATAGACCGGGCCGCCGTAACTCTCGACCGGGAGCCGACAGTCGCCAACTTCCGCGCTTTTCGCGATCTTCTGAGCTCCTTCGCCAAGAAGGCCAGCAGCCAGGCCTATCGCGTGGAGCGGGTCAGGAGCTCAGGAATAACACCTCACGAGCACGAGCTCGTAGCGGTTATCGATCGGGAGGCGGATGAATTGTACCGGCTTATCGTCAGCGAGCAGAAGGACCGGATTGCCATTACCGGCAAGATAGTCCGCATCAAGGGGATAGTGGTGAATTTCCTTACGTGA